ATGGGTATCGCGGGCCATCAGCCACTGCATCAGCCGGATCAGCACCGCTGTACCGGCAAAGCCGTCATTGGCCATGTGCGGGTGGCAATTGTTGGAATTGAAGACGATGGTCTTGTCGCTGGCGCCCTGCTTGTGGCACTGGCCCACCAGCATCTCGCCGGGAAGGGTCTCGGTCTCCAGCTCGACGCGATAGCGGCCAGGCCCCAGGGTCTGGAACACCCGATGGGGCAGGACCAGCCGCCAATCGGCGTCCCAGGGGCGGTATTGCCACATGCAATGGAACATGAAGGCGTCGGGCAGGGCGGGATTGGTCACCAGCTTGGGCCGCAGCTCCTCCCAGTCCAGATCGCCGCTGAAGGATTTGGAGTAATAGCCCACCCCCAGGCTGTTGACGGTGAAGTCGAACAGCTCGACCCCGTCCTTGAACAGCTTGGCCCGCTTCACCCGCCAGTTGCCGGGCACCTGCCAGCCGTTGTAGCGCTGGCCCGACGGAATGCGGAATAGGGTCAGCGGGATTTCCCGGCCGATGCGGGCGAACAGCGCCTCGTTGTCGTCGGCGACGACGGCGGTGCGGAACCCGCACAGGTCGTGGATCAAGGGCAACATGCTTTCATTCCTTTTTCGCCTTGGCCTGGGTATCGGCAACCCACCGGGCGGTGATGTCGGACAGTATTCTTGCGTTGTCCTGTTGGCTTAGGCCCAGTTGGTTACGGTGATAATCGTCGATGGCGGCTATCTTGGCACGGACTCCGACGCCTTCCAGCGCCGAGACGAAGGCGTGCAACCGCGCGATATCGGGCTTTTCTCCGGCCAGGATGGCGTCGATGGCCTGCTGGCAATCCTGGCGGGTGCGGATGGCGTGGGCGCCGGGGGCATAGGAGAACGCGCATTCACCAAAAAATAGGGCAGGCTTTCCCTGGAACAACGCCTCGATGCCAGCGGTGCCTGTGCACGTGGCCACGGCCAGGGCGTTGCGGATCAACGTGAAGGTGGAGACCCCGGTTTCGCACAGGCTGACCCGCGGGATGTCGGCGATCTCGTAATATTCTTCGGGATTGCGGGAAATGGCCCCTTGGGCCGGATGTTCTTTCACATAGACGGCCACATCCTCGGGCAGACATTCGACCAGAAGGCGGATCAGGTTGATCTGGTCGACGAAAGCGCCGGCTAGGGGGGCGGTGGACAATTCGGGTTGCACGGATAACGGGACGTAAACATAGCGGCGCCCCAGGTCGACCTGGGTTTGGCAACGGGTCAGGGCGGCGTTGATGAACTTTTCCTTTTTCAGGTACTTGCGAATCAGTTCGTTGTGGGTCTTTTTCTCGGGGGGTGGGGCCAGCAGGGAACGGATGATCGAACGCGCGGTCGGGCGCAGGCTGTTGCGGTAATTGTGAAAGGAAAATCCGCCAAAGGTGCTGTGCGACATGTAATGGGGATGCGGGTCGCAGTTTTTTTGCGACATGTGCTCGATCTTGGCGCGGGCGAAGTCCGACAGCGGCGCGTCTCCCGGGCGGCGCAAGGCCGCCAAGGTTTCCGATGGCAGCGATTCCACGCAATGGCGGGGGATCACGCAGCCGAAATGGGACACGTCCTCGAAGGTCAGAACCGGGATTTCCCGAACCTTGCACAATCCATAGACGACGTAATCCAGGGACACGTGGGGGATATTTGTGAAAACTGCCCCGATGACCTGTTCATGGTCGAAGACGCGGTCCCAAAAACCCAGGTGACGCAAATACACCGCGCGGCGATAGCCATAGCTGGTGTCCATCGACCGGCCGGCATGGTTGCTCAGGATGGTGGCGACGCGCAGATTGGTTATCTTGGACAGCTTGTCCATGCATTTTAGGGCTATGATCTCATAGCAGGCCATGGCGTTGACCAGGGGCTGCGGGCAGGCGGCGATGGCCTCGGGATTGTACGTGGCGTGTTGCAGGGCCGCCAAGTCCATCCACCGCACGGTCGGGTCGTCGACATAGGCATTCTCGGTCGAGACGACGATGAAGCCCAGGTCGGGACGGACGCGGCGCACGGAGCGCACAATGGCCTCGGCCAAGCCGGGGACGAAATCGACGATAAGGAGACTGGCCATGCTTTGAACTCAGCGAAGAGGGGGGGGAGGAGTACCGCGGGGCCGAAGGTGCGAACAAGCACTTCCACCCGGCGACGACATGGATGCGTGACCTAGGATGCCTTGCCCGCCATCAGGTGACACCATGGTTGGAACAAGGCGCCGCGGAACGGCAGCCGTCGATCACGCCTTGGAACAGGTCCCCACCGGTCATCCGCAGCGTCGGCAACGCGTTCTTCAGGTGATAGAGCAGGTTGCCGTTGTGGCAGCCGATGTCCAGCAGCGTCAGGTCGTCGCCGGCCGGCAGGTTGTCCTTGATCAGGGCGCTGGTGACCCTGTCGCTTTCGCGCATATCGCGGCGATATTTCTTTTGGTATTCCACATAATCAGAGTTCATGTACTGGGTGGAACCGACGATTTCAGCCATGATCGGTCTGTTTCCTCAGACAAGGGGTCAAGGTCGTGACGAATGCGAGGGGGAGCACCCTCGCATTCGTCGTTTAGACGGAACTTTTCTGGGCCATGTCCATCAAGCGAAAGCCGGGGCGCTTTTCCACCTGTTCCGAAGTGTAGGCGAGAACAACCCCGGCGTCGGGAACCCCGTCTTCTGGCAGGAAGAAACCGACGTCGTGGCGGGGCAGCCAACGGACGTACCAGCGTCGGCCAGTCGCGGCCATCCAGTCATGGACCGAGGACAGCGTGGGGATGACCACGTCTTCGCCATGGACGGTGGTGCGCTGGGTTGCCGCTTCGGCCTCGCAGGCGCGCAAGGCCAGCACGCAGCCTTGGGCCGGCCCCAAGTCGACGGCGTCAAGCGACGGGGGGGCGTCGTGCTGCGGGCGCAGACCCAGCACCGAGTTGATGATCACCACGCTGCGTTGGTCCAGTTCGGACGGGGTCAAGGGCTGGTGACGCACTTGCAGCGGCCAATCCTCCGCCGGATGCATGACCGCCAGATGATGGTCGTGCTGATGGTCGTTGAGATGCACCACATAATCGAAATCACCGATCACCGCGTGGGCCAGCTTCATTTCCTCGAACAATAGGGCGCAATCGCTGCCGAAGTCGTGGAACCGCGGGTGGCTGAACTTGGCGGCCTTGACCAGCTCGACGACGTCGTCGGTAAGCAAGCGATGGCGCCATTGACCGATCTCGATCTTGGACAGCAGCCCTTCGTACTGTTCGGTGCGGGCGACGCGCAGGGCAACCAGCAGGCTGTAGTTCAAGGCGATTTCCAGGCTGAAATCCTGCAGGGGCATGAAATGCACCGGCAACGACGAGCCCTTGGGATAGATGAATTTTCCGGCAGACCAAATCAAGGACTTCATCACATTTCCCCAAAATCGATAGGGTTCAAGCCGTCGACCACGTAATCCTTGCCGCAGAACACCAGGGTGTAACTGCCCAACAGATCCAGGCGTTCGTCCGAAATCCCCATATAACTGCTGGTCTGGGTCGACGAGCGTTCCGGGGTGAAGTCGGCGTAATAGAAACTGCCCTTGGCGGCATAACGCTTGGCCAGGACGTTCAGGTCCTTGACCGAGAAGAAATAGTTGGGAAAACCGGCGTGGTTGATGGCCCAAAAGCCCTGGGATTCGCCGGTGATCCACAGGACCAGCACAGTAGCGTGACGGGTGGCGTCGATCAGGCGGTTCAGGGCGTGGACCGGATCCTGCACGTGGTTGACCACGCCGATGCTCATGGAAAAATCCATCGAATCGGCGGGCAGGGT
The DNA window shown above is from Magnetospirillum sp. 15-1 and carries:
- a CDS encoding class I SAM-dependent methyltransferase; this encodes MAEIVGSTQYMNSDYVEYQKKYRRDMRESDRVTSALIKDNLPAGDDLTLLDIGCHNGNLLYHLKNALPTLRMTGGDLFQGVIDGCRSAAPCSNHGVT